A single genomic interval of Labrus mixtus chromosome 6, fLabMix1.1, whole genome shotgun sequence harbors:
- the LOC132975649 gene encoding G-protein coupled receptor 4-like: protein MTDNITLLNDNYKDIDTESYFLQYEYYQKVNFIIHVVTCIIISIGLPLTLMTIYALLSLVRKDHVAPIYVINLLISDLIQLCCMIIMETELYQTPVIVYNIYCSGLGISIGFMVCVSLERYLVIAHPLWYRFKRTIKISVVVSVVVWLIPPVFYLTVVPWVTLKMARITSLIFLIIPFPLFIFSLVGTLRALSACVSVPSEEKQRIVGILVLVLLIYTLLFVPYMIWVLVRTNKFDRTLINLSSMFAKLSPLADLILYVFYRKKSIGTLFTAVNCCRVANTDANI from the exons ATGACAGATAACATCACCCTCCTGAATGACAACTATAAAGACATCGACACTGAGTCCTACTTCTTGCAGTATGAGTATTaccaaaaagttaatttcataATCCATGTGGTAACATGCATCATCATCAGTATCGGCCTTCCTCTGACGCTCATGACCATCTATGCTCTTTTGTCTCTG GTACGAAAGGATCATGTGGCTCCAATCTACGTCATCAACCTTCTTATTTCTGACCTCATTCAGCTCTGCTGCATGATCATTATGGAGACAGAACTGTATCAGACTCCTGTCATCGTATATAATATCTACTGTTCTGGTCTAGGGATCAGTATTGGCTtcatggtgtgtgtctcactggAAAG GTATTTGGTCATCGCCCACCCACTGTGGTACCGCTTCAAACGGACCATCAAGATCTCTGTGGTGGTCAGTGTTGTGGTCTGGCTCATACCTCCTGTCTTTTACCTAACTGTGGTTCCCTGGGTTACTTTGAAGATGGCAAGAATCACCTCGTTAATTTTCCTAATCATTCCCTTCCCACTGTTCATATTCTCCCTTGTTGGGACCCTCAGAGCCCTGTCTGCTTGTGTCTCCGTCccctctgaagaaaaacaacgaATTGTTGGAATTTTGGTCCTGGTGCTGCTCATTTACACACTCCTGTTCGTTCCCTACATGATCTGGGTCCTTGTAAGGACAAACAAGTTTGACAGAACTCTGATTAATCTATCTAGCATGTTTGCTAAGCTGAGTCCTCTTGCAGATTTAATTCTGTATGTTTTCTATAGAAAAAAGTCAATTGGTACGCTTTTTACCGCTGTGAACTGTTGCAGAGTTGCCAACACTGACGCCAACATATAG